A region of Ferruginibacter albus DNA encodes the following proteins:
- a CDS encoding universal stress protein, which yields MKTILAPVDFSDAAFNAAEFAGNLASFYGADLWLYHAYELPVSISEYVFPIMGSEEMQLAAEHELQTFVDDIHDKLRFPITIKTKTEMSVLRDGLNNLAENIKPDIIVMGLTGKTEFEKLLVGSNTIKAIHYLKFPVLVVPYMATFTPVRKIGFACDYEKVLENTPIDVLGKIVKDFNAELHVMDVHPKDKLYKPAEITEGLLISEKLKEFKPEYHTIESNDVTEGINWFAERTRLDWIVAIPKKHNLADKLFKRSHTAHLLHHTHVPVLCMHE from the coding sequence ATGAAAACGATTCTTGCGCCTGTAGATTTTTCAGATGCAGCCTTCAATGCAGCTGAATTTGCAGGAAACCTGGCGTCTTTTTATGGTGCTGATCTATGGTTATACCACGCTTACGAGTTACCGGTTTCCATTTCAGAATATGTTTTTCCAATAATGGGCAGCGAAGAAATGCAATTAGCTGCGGAACATGAGCTACAGACATTTGTCGATGATATACATGATAAGCTAAGGTTCCCCATCACTATAAAAACTAAAACAGAGATGAGCGTTCTACGTGATGGCTTGAACAATCTTGCAGAAAACATAAAACCTGATATTATTGTAATGGGTTTAACGGGTAAAACAGAATTTGAAAAATTATTAGTAGGAAGCAACACGATCAAAGCCATTCATTATCTAAAATTCCCTGTATTGGTTGTTCCTTATATGGCAACGTTTACGCCTGTACGAAAAATAGGTTTTGCCTGCGATTATGAAAAAGTATTGGAGAACACTCCAATAGATGTGCTTGGAAAAATTGTAAAAGATTTTAATGCTGAGCTGCATGTAATGGATGTGCATCCTAAAGATAAATTATACAAGCCCGCAGAAATTACAGAAGGGTTATTGATAAGTGAAAAACTGAAGGAATTTAAACCTGAATATCATACAATAGAATCGAATGATGTTACAGAAGGAATAAACTGGTTTGCTGAAAGGACAAGACTGGATTGGATTGTAGCTATTCCTAAAAAACACAATTTGGCAGACAAACTATTTAAAAGAAGCCATACTGCACACTTGCTACATCATACGCATGTACCGGTATTATGTATGCATGAATGA
- a CDS encoding methionine aminotransferase: MNPFIQSKLPTIGTTIFTVMTSLAAEYRSVNLGQGFPDFEMSEQLVELVNTAMKKGNNQYVHMNGLQLLRERISEKIHTLYNTSIDPDKEITITPGGTYAIYTALTTVLQPGDEVIVFEPAYDSYIPNIVINGAIPVLIPLIHPEYKIDWQLVRNKISPKTKMIMLNTPHNPTGSILSKEDIEQLRSIVNDTNIFILSDEVYEHLIFDGKQHESMLRYPDLLERSFICFSFGKTYHCTGWKLGYCIAPASLMKEFRKVHQFNCFSCNSPAQFALAEFLQQKEAYLQVGKLLQQKRDHFQGLMQQTKFKALPSYGSYFQLYDYSNISNEKENDFAVRLTKEYGVTVIPVSAFYQTETNNNVVRFCFAKKNTTLEEAVNKLITI; this comes from the coding sequence ATGAACCCTTTTATACAAAGTAAGCTTCCTACTATTGGCACTACTATATTTACAGTAATGACTTCTTTGGCTGCGGAGTATAGATCTGTTAACCTGGGGCAGGGCTTCCCTGATTTTGAAATGAGTGAGCAACTGGTTGAGTTGGTAAATACCGCCATGAAAAAAGGGAACAATCAATATGTACATATGAATGGCTTACAGCTGTTACGGGAACGCATATCCGAAAAAATACATACCCTTTATAACACTTCCATCGACCCGGATAAAGAAATCACCATAACTCCGGGTGGTACTTATGCTATTTACACCGCACTAACAACTGTACTGCAACCTGGCGATGAGGTAATTGTTTTTGAACCCGCATACGACAGCTATATCCCTAACATTGTAATAAATGGCGCAATTCCGGTTTTGATTCCCCTCATCCACCCTGAATATAAGATTGACTGGCAGTTAGTGAGAAATAAGATATCGCCCAAAACAAAAATGATAATGCTGAATACGCCACATAACCCTACCGGCAGTATTTTAAGTAAAGAAGATATTGAACAATTGCGCAGTATTGTTAATGACACTAATATTTTTATTTTGAGTGATGAAGTGTACGAACACTTGATATTTGATGGCAAGCAACATGAAAGCATGTTGCGTTATCCTGATCTATTGGAACGAAGCTTTATTTGTTTTTCGTTTGGTAAAACCTACCACTGCACCGGATGGAAATTGGGGTATTGCATTGCGCCTGCATCATTAATGAAAGAATTCAGGAAAGTACATCAGTTCAATTGCTTTAGTTGTAATAGCCCAGCACAATTTGCCTTGGCTGAATTTTTACAACAGAAAGAAGCGTATTTGCAGGTAGGAAAATTGCTTCAACAAAAAAGAGATCATTTCCAAGGCCTGATGCAGCAAACAAAATTCAAAGCATTACCTTCTTACGGCAGTTATTTTCAATTGTACGATTACAGTAACATTAGCAATGAAAAAGAAAATGACTTTGCAGTTCGGTTAACGAAAGAATATGGTGTCACAGTAATTCCGGTTTCAGCCTTTTATCAAACTGAAACCAATAATAATGTAGTGCGATTCTGTTTTGCCAAAAAGAACACAACATTGGAAGAAGCCGTTAACAAATTGATTACAATATAG